The Nerophis lumbriciformis linkage group LG24, RoL_Nlum_v2.1, whole genome shotgun sequence genome includes a region encoding these proteins:
- the galr2b gene encoding galanin receptor 2b: protein MSDMEDLAKSSVQVNASESYQLNPTSVIVSVVFSLIFLLGTVGNSLVLAVLLRSGQVGYNTTNLFILNLSVADFFFIIFCVPFQATIYSLDGWVFGSFMCKAVHFFINLTMYASSFTLAAVSVDRYLAIRYPLRSRELRTPCNAVVAMVIIWGLSLVFAGPYLSYYDLIDFANSTVCIPGWEERDRKVLDTCTFLFGYVIPVLIVSLSYTRTIKYLWTAVDPLDGMSESKRAKRKVTKMIIIVTVLFCICWLPYHVVILCYLYGDFPFNQVTYAFRLLSHCMAYANSCVNPIVYALVSKHFRKGFKKVFSCILSKNGRNKVHVVHVANTVPGFEAASTEVSQMNEENVRQNECEMTNRRAKEPREATVTLNLPFQHPT, encoded by the exons ATGTCCGACATGGAGGATTTGGCCAAGTCAAGCGTGCAGGTCAACGCCTCGGAAAGCTACCAGCTGAACCCCACCAGCGTCATCGTGTCTGTGGTCTTCTCGCTTATCTTCTTGCTGGGCACGGTGGGCAACAGCCTGGTCCTGGCGGTGCTGCTGCGCAGCGGCCAGGTGGGCTACAACACCACCAACCTGTTCATCCTCAACCTGAGCGTGGCCGACTTCTTCTTCATCATCTTCTGCGTGCCCTTCCAAGCCACCATCTACTCGCTGGACGGATGGGTCTTCGGCTCCTTCATGTGCAAGGCCGTGCACTTCTTCATCAACCTCACCATGTACGCCAGCAGCTTCACGCTCGCCGCCGTCTCTGTGGACAG GTACTTGGCCATCCGCTACCCGCTGCGCTCCAGAGAGCTGAGGACGCCGTGCAACGCGGTGGTCGCCATGGTTATCATCTGGGGCCTGTCCTTGGTTTTCGCGGGCCCTTACCTGAGCTACTACGACCTGATTGACTTCGCCAACAGCACGGTGTGTATCCCCGGCTGGGAGGAGCGTGACCGCAAGGTCCTGGACACGTGCACCTTTCTCTTCGGTTACGTCATCCCGGTGCTGATCGTCAGCCTGTCGTACACGCGCACCATCAAGTACCTGTGGACGGCCGTGGACCCCCTGGACGGCATGTCGGAGTCCAAGAGGGCCAAGCGCaaagtgaccaaaatgatcatcaTCGTCACGGTGCTCTTCTGCATCTGCTGGCTGCCCTACCACGTGGTCATCCTGTGCTACCTGTACGGCGACTTCCCCTTCAACCAGGTGACCTACGCCTTCAGGCTGCTGTCGCACTGCATGGCCTACGCCAACTCCTGCGTCAACCCCATCGTCTACGCGCTCGTCTCCAAGCATTTCCGCAAGGGCTTCAAGAAGGTGTTCAGCTGCATCCTCAGCAAGAACGGTCGCAACAAGGTGCACGTGGTGCACGTGGCCAACACCGTGCCGGGGTTCGAGGCGGCGTCCACGGAGGTGTCGCAGATGAACGAGGAGAACGTGCGGCAGAACGAGTGCGAGATGACAAATAGACGGGCGAAGGAGCCCAGGGAGGCCACGGTGACCCTCAATTTGCCCTTTCAGCACCCCACCTGA